The following coding sequences lie in one Corynebacterium humireducens NBRC 106098 = DSM 45392 genomic window:
- a CDS encoding DUF1707 SHOCT-like domain-containing protein, producing MSMRYPTPGPNMRLSDAERSAAMSTLGRAFAEGRLSIDQYDERCQKIAQAEFQRDLDPLFSDIPRFSGQATGQVDKLYSAQEIEAAYREGRNIRLGLLGLSTIGTAVASGLLLTVTPAAGLLWLIIPTVWIMLYIMKVGPKSWYVPSARAVDKQRLRELRTTEQLRAVELRLANQEQLEALRAERRAQTAELTNKAMGFVNKALERGKK from the coding sequence ATGAGTATGAGGTACCCGACCCCCGGACCGAACATGAGGCTGAGCGACGCCGAGCGCAGCGCCGCCATGTCGACGCTGGGCCGTGCCTTCGCGGAGGGGCGGCTCTCCATTGACCAGTACGACGAGCGTTGCCAGAAGATCGCGCAGGCGGAGTTCCAGCGTGACCTGGATCCGCTGTTCAGCGACATTCCACGGTTCAGTGGTCAGGCGACGGGGCAGGTCGACAAGTTGTATTCGGCGCAGGAGATCGAGGCCGCGTACCGGGAGGGGCGCAACATCCGCCTGGGCCTCCTGGGGCTGTCGACGATCGGCACGGCGGTCGCCTCCGGGCTCCTGCTGACGGTCACGCCGGCTGCGGGCCTGCTGTGGCTGATCATCCCGACGGTGTGGATCATGTTGTACATCATGAAGGTGGGGCCGAAGTCGTGGTATGTGCCGAGTGCGCGGGCCGTCGACAAGCAGCGCCTCAGGGAGCTGCGGACGACGGAGCAGCTGCGCGCCGTGGAGCTGCGCCTGGCGAACCAGGAACAGCTCGAGGCTCTGAGGGCGGAACGACGCGCCCAGACGGCTGAATTGACGAACAAGGCGATGGGATTCGTGAACAAGGCGTTGGAGCGTGGCAAGAAGTAG
- a CDS encoding pyridoxal phosphate-dependent aminotransferase — MSETDSPTPIRRRPRTFDQSNKMKDVLYEIRGPVSAEAERLEADGHHILKLNTGNPATFGFDAPDVIMRDMIAALPTAQGYSTSKGIIPARRAVVTRYELVEGFPDFDVEDVFLGNGVSELITMTMQALLNDGDEVLIPAPDYPLWTAACSLSGGKPVHYLCDEEDDWNPSIEDIRSKVTEKTKAIVVINPNNPTGAVYSREILQQIVDIAREHELLILADEIYDRILYDDAEHISLATLAPDLLTITYNGLSKAYRVAGYRAGWMVLTGPQDHARGFIEGLELLAGTRLCPNVPAQHGIQVALGGKQSIYSLTGEGGRLLNQRNVAYQKLNEIPGVSCVKPMGALYAFPRLDPNVYEIHDDAKLMLDILRAEKILLVQGTGFNWPTTDHFRMVTLPWASQLENAIERLGNFLVSYKQ; from the coding sequence ATGAGTGAGACCGACTCCCCGACCCCTATCCGCCGACGCCCCCGTACCTTCGATCAGTCGAACAAGATGAAGGACGTCCTGTATGAGATCCGCGGCCCGGTGTCGGCGGAGGCGGAGCGGCTGGAGGCGGACGGTCACCACATCCTCAAGCTGAACACCGGCAACCCGGCCACGTTCGGCTTCGACGCGCCGGACGTGATCATGCGTGACATGATCGCCGCGCTGCCGACCGCGCAGGGCTACTCGACGTCCAAGGGCATCATCCCGGCCCGTCGTGCCGTGGTCACCCGTTATGAGCTCGTCGAGGGTTTCCCGGACTTCGACGTGGAGGACGTGTTCCTCGGCAACGGTGTCTCCGAGCTCATCACCATGACGATGCAGGCGCTGCTCAACGACGGTGACGAGGTCCTCATCCCCGCCCCGGACTACCCGCTGTGGACCGCCGCGTGCTCCCTGTCCGGCGGTAAGCCGGTGCACTACCTGTGCGATGAGGAGGACGACTGGAACCCGTCGATCGAGGACATCCGTTCCAAGGTGACGGAGAAGACGAAGGCGATCGTCGTCATCAACCCGAACAACCCGACTGGTGCGGTGTACTCGCGTGAGATCCTGCAGCAGATCGTGGACATCGCGCGCGAGCACGAGCTGCTCATCCTCGCCGACGAGATCTACGACCGCATCCTCTACGACGACGCCGAGCACATCTCCCTGGCCACCCTGGCCCCGGACCTGCTCACCATCACGTACAACGGCCTGTCCAAGGCGTACCGCGTCGCGGGCTACCGCGCCGGCTGGATGGTGCTCACCGGCCCGCAGGACCACGCCCGCGGCTTCATCGAGGGGCTGGAGCTCCTCGCCGGTACCCGCCTGTGCCCGAACGTGCCCGCGCAGCACGGCATCCAGGTGGCGCTCGGCGGCAAGCAGTCGATCTACTCGCTGACCGGCGAGGGCGGGCGTCTGCTCAACCAGCGCAACGTCGCGTACCAGAAGCTCAACGAGATTCCCGGCGTGAGCTGCGTGAAGCCGATGGGTGCGCTCTACGCCTTCCCGCGTCTGGACCCCAACGTCTACGAGATTCACGACGACGCCAAACTCATGCTCGACATCCTCCGCGCCGAGAAGATCCTCCTCGTGCAGGGCACCGGCTTCAACTGGCCGACGACCGACCACTTCCGCATGGTCACCCTGCCGTGGGCGTCGCAGCTGGAGAACGCCATCGAGCGGCTGGGCAACTTCCTGGTCAGCTACAAGCAGTAG